From the genome of Acomys russatus chromosome 27, mAcoRus1.1, whole genome shotgun sequence, one region includes:
- the Lpar2 gene encoding lysophosphatidic acid receptor 2, which translates to MGQCYYNESIGFFYNNSGKELSLHWCPKDVVVVTLGLTVSVLVLLTNLLVIAAIASNRRFHQPIYYLLGNLAAADLFAGMAYLFLMFHTGPRTARLSIKGWFLRQGLLDTSLTASVATLLAIAVERHRSVMAVQLHSRLPQGRVVTLIVGVWVAALGLGLLPAHFWHCLCDLDSCSQMVPLFSRSYLAVWALSSLLVFLLMVAVYTRIFFYVRRRVERMAEHVSCHPRYRETTLSLVKTVVIILGAFVVCWTPGQVVLLLDGLDCKSCNVLAVEKYFLLLAEANSLVNAVVYSCRDAEMRRTFRRLLCCVCSRWSKHKSARYSSSARTGASTRVMLPENGHPLMDSSL; encoded by the exons ATGGGCCAGTGCTACTACAATGAGAGCATCGGCTTTTTCTATAACAACAGTGGCAAAGAGCTGAGCCTTCACTGGTGCCCCAAAGATGTCGTGGTGGTGACCCTGGGACTGACAGTCAGTGTGCTGGTGTTGCTGACCAACCTGCTGGTCATTGCAGCCATCGCCTCCAACCGTCGCTTCCACCAGCCCATATACTACCTGCTCGGCAACTTGGCTGCCGCTGACCTGTTCGCTGGCATGGCCTACCTCTTCCTCATGTTCCATACTGGCCCACGCACTGCCAGGCTCTCCATCAAAGGCTGGTTCCTTCGACAGGGCCTGCTGGACACCAGCCTGACGGCGTCCGTGGCCACACTGCTGGCTATCGCCGTGGAGCGGCACCGGAGCGTGATGGCCGTGCAGCTACACAGCCGCCTTCCCCAGGGTCGTGTGGTCACCCTCattgtgggtgtgtgggtagcTGCGCTGGGTCTGGGGTTGCTGCCTGCACACTTCTGGCACTGCCTCTGTGACTTGGACAGTTGCTCACAAATGGTGCCCCTCTTTAGCCGCTCCTACCTGGCCGTGTGGGCCCTGTCCAGCCTGCTTGTCTTTCTGCTCATGGTAGCCGTCTACACGCGCATTTTCTTCTATGTGCGCAGACGGGTGGAGCGCATGGCGGAGCACGTCAGCTGCCATCCCCGCTACCGAGAGACGACACTCAGCCTGGTCAAGACTGTTGTCATCATCCTGG GGGCATTCGTGGTGTGCTGGACGCCGGGCCAGGTGGTCCTGCTCCTGGATGGCCTGGACTGTAAATCCTGCAACGTTCTGGCTGTGGAGAAGTACTTCCTGCTCCTGGCGGAGGCCAACTCCCTGGTCAACGCTGTGGTGTACTCCTGCCGAGACGCTGAGATGCGCCGCACCTTCCGCCGCCTTCTCTGCTGCGTGTGTTCCCGCTGGTCTAAACACAAGTCTGCCCGGTACTCGTCTTCTGCCCGGACGGGTGCCAGCACCCGGGTCATGCTTCCTGAGAATGGCCACCCGCTGATGGACTCCTCCCTTTAG